tctcccccgccctccatttggcaaatcttaccataattctatcctcctgattcctgcttacaagcaaaaattaaagcaggaagcaccagtgactcaatcAGTAAAAAAATGTTCAGATGAAACAGACGCTAagatacaggactgttttgcttgcacggactggaatatgttccgggattcctccgatggcattgaggagtacaccacatcagtcattggcttcatcagtaagtgcatcgatgacgtcatccccacagtgaccatgcgtagctaccccaaccagaagccatggattacagtcaacatccgcactgagctaaaggctatagctgccatagccatgaagtgctttgaaaggctggtcctggctcacatcaacaccattatcccagaaaccctaaaccctctccaatttgcatacagccctaacaaatccacagatgatgcaatctctaatgcactccacactgccctttcccacctggaaaaagagtacacctatgtgagaatgctgttcattgactacagctcagcattcaacaccatagtgccatcaaagttcatcactaagctatggaccctgggactaaacaccttcctttgcaactggatcctggacttcctgacgggcttcCCCCAGGTggtcctcaacacaggggctcatcaggggtgtgtgctcagtccctcctgtactccctgttcactcaagactgcacagccaggcataactacaacaccatcattaagtttgccgatgacacaacagtggtaggcctgatcaccgacaacgacgagaccgcatacagggaggtggtcagagacctggccgtgtggtgccaggacaacaaactctccctcaacgtgatcaagactaaggagatgattgtggactgtgGGAGAAAGAGGaccaagcacacccccattctcatcgacggggctgtagtggagcaggttgagagcttcaagttccttggtgtccacatcaccaacaaactaacatggtccaagcacaccaggTTCTAGAgctgcacaatcaagagcatcctgactggttgcatcactgcctggtatggcaactgtttacagagggtagtgtgtactgcccagtacatcactggggcaaagctttctgccatccaagacctctataccaggcggtgtcagaggaaggctctaaaaaatgccaaagactccagccaccctagtcatagactgttctctctgctaccgcacggcaagcggttccggagggccaagtctaggtccaagaggcttctaaacagcttctacccccaacccatAAGACGACTGAATatctaatcaaatggttacccagtctacttgcattgccccccaccccctttttacaccactgctgctctctgttgttatcatctatgcatagtcacagtaataactctacctacatgtacatattacctcaattacctcagtcaatctaaccagtgcccccgcatattgactctgtaccggtaatcccctgtatatagtctcgctattgttattttactgctgctctttaattacttgttactttaattttttttcttatttgtactgcattgttggttaggggctcgtaagtaagcatttcactgtgaggtctacacctgttgtattcagcttatgtgactaataacatttgatttgatttagttaaTAATCTCACAGTAATTAATTTACTTCCTCTACATCTGTGCAGGTGAACGCTAATGATGACCGTGGCGTGGTGTTGGGTCGCTGGGACGGGAAGTATGACGATGGGGTGTCCCCCACACGCTGGACCGGCAGTGTGGCCATCCTCAGGCGATGGCGCGAGGCCGGGGCACAGAGGGTGCGATACGGACAGTGCTGGGTGTTCTCAGGTGTAGCCTGCACAGGTGAGGCACACATACAGCGCCCTGAGACAGGATGGCTCTCTTCTTTTCAACTACAAATTTCCAACACTCCCTGGCTCTATATTTTCTTTGACCTTTCATTAGGGCTCCAGTAATATTCAGCTCTGTAATTCTTGACAGACTATATGCTATTTGCTCCTTCCGTTCACCCATCCCACAGTTCTTCGCTGTCTGGGCATACCTACTCGCCCTGTTACAAACTACTCCTCTGCCCATGACACTGACGGCAACCTGAATGTGGACTATCTGTACGATGAGCAGCTGGAGAGTGTGTCTGAAGGCAGGAAGGATATGATCTGGTAAAGCTCAAAAGCTACATTTCTGTCTCGACAAAGTCAGCACATTCATCCGTTTTTTTTTATAGTGGCCTCCCTCACATCAATACTGTTAATGCTTTGTGTGTGTAGGAACTTCCATTGCTGGGTGGAGTCCTGGATGGACAGGGAGGATCTTCCTAAAGGCTATGATGGGTGGCAGGCCCTGGATCCCACCCCACAGGAGAAGAGTGATGGTACGGCCCCACTTGATATTCATGATCAGTCTGTCTCACTAAAAAAAAAGCTCCTTTAAAACTCTGTTATTGGGTTCTTCATAACCTCACTCTCCTCAAATCCCCCCACTATCGTTCCTTTGTCTCTTAGGGGTGTACTGTTGTGGGCCCTGTCCAGTCAAGGCGGAGGGACGGTGATGTGGGGATGAAGTATGATGCAGCCTTCGTGTTCTCTGAGGTGAACGCAGACCTGGTCACCTGGATCGTCCACCCAGATGGCCAACGCTCACAGGTTTCCCTCAACCAGAAAACTGTGGGCCGAAACATCAGCACCAAGAGTGTGTATGGAGACTACAGAGAGGACATCACTAAACATTACAAATACCCTGAAGGTATTCACTTTCTTTCGTTAAGTACAAATATTCACACCTGCTTAAATATTAGCACTGATGGCAACCGAACAGAAAGTTCAGAGTACAGTACCGTTATACACAACAAATACCTCAAGGGAACGGGGTTACTATATACACACGCATAAcataaaaacacattttatatAACAGTATGACATCCTCCTTTCTTTCTACCAGGTTCAGTGAAGGAGCGTGAGGTGTATGAGAAGGCAGGACGTCGGATAACGCAGCTGAATGGGGCACCAGGGCAGCTGGAGCTGAAGATCAAACATGCCCAGGCCATCCTGGGGACAGACTTTGATGTGATAGTGGAAGTGCACAACGTGGGTGGTGAGGACACCCCGGCCCAGCTCACTGTGACCTCCAACGCAGTCACCTACAACAGCCTTCACCTGGGGGAGTGCCAGAGGAGGACTGCCAGCCTGACCGTGCCAGCCCAGAAAGGTGGGCCTCCGCTTGTCACATACACCATATAGTTGCCGTAGGCGAGAGGAATCAAGACTCAGAACTGGTGTCAGTCCCTGTGTTAGATTTGTTTTTTTACTTGCACTGGGTGAGTCTGACCTACAACATCCCTGGGTTTCTTGTATTTTTAGGAACCGAGTAAACAGAGCAAAAAATACCACACTGAAGTGAAAAGAATACAATAACATACTTTTTCCTCTCATCCCTATTATGCTCACAGCTCATAAGGAAGTGATGCGTCTACGGTACGATCACTATGGGGCCTGTGTGTCTGAGCATAACCTGATCAGGGTCACAGCACTGCTCCAGGCCAGCATGCCCGATGTCATTCTGCAAGAGGTCAACATCCCACTAAGCATGCCACAGCTCCATGTCAAGGTACTAGGCTATACTGTAAATAACTGTAAATAGCTGGTGAATAATTGCTTGATGAAT
This sequence is a window from Oncorhynchus gorbuscha isolate QuinsamMale2020 ecotype Even-year linkage group LG01, OgorEven_v1.0, whole genome shotgun sequence. Protein-coding genes within it:
- the LOC124037500 gene encoding LOW QUALITY PROTEIN: protein-glutamine gamma-glutamyltransferase 2-like (The sequence of the model RefSeq protein was modified relative to this genomic sequence to represent the inferred CDS: inserted 2 bases in 1 codon), with the translated sequence MADQNGVFMGMDLRCQVNNHAHRTGEMDLERLLVRRGQPFSLALQCSTPLPPKHKLAMILHLDKESEVVVKVLDARAGRDKWWFRQQRAQNEVLLTVHSPADTPVGIYSVTLLLLSPDGHILEQTTPETFYLLFNPWCKADSVYLPDEELLEEYILNENGLLYQGSWDQISSLPWNFGQFEQDVVDICFEILNNSPAALKNPEIDTANRADPVYVSRTITAMVNANDDRGVVLGRWDGKYDDGVSPTRWTGSVAILRRWREAGAQRVRYGQCWVFSGVACTVLRCLGIPTRPVTNYSSAHDTDGNLNVDYLYDEQLESVSEGRKDMIWNFHCWVESWMDREDLPKGYDGWQALDPTPQEKSDGVYCCGPCPVKAXRDGDVGMKYDAAFVFSEVNADLVTWIVHPDGQRSQVSLNQKTVGRNISTKSVYGDYREDITKHYKYPEGSVKEREVYEKAGRRITQLNGAPGQLELKIKHAQAILGTDFDVIVEVHNVGGEDTPAQLTVTSNAVTYNSLHLGECQRRTASLTVPAQKAHKEVMRLRYDHYGACVSEHNLIRVTALLQASMPDVILQEVNIPLSMPQLHVKVVGDAVVSRKLIAHISFTNPLPITLRGGVFTVEGAGLTAPRELQAPGNIGPGEDVKVKLSFKPTRAGLRKLMVDFDADRLRDVKGIATLIVRDRLTVN